The region AAATAGTAGAAAAAGAGGATCCCCGCCCCATAGATTTCACGTAGCACTTTTTTCAATTTCACTCCTCTTTAGAATAGTTTCTGCAGGAATTTTCCCACGGGGCTTCCCCCCTTGATCACCTTGTCGATCTTCTTACGGATCTTTTTGTTTTTGATCACCTTTTCGATCTTGTGTTCCAGGGCCTGGGTCATAATGGGGGTCATCGCCGGATGTTTGAGCGGCCCGTGGATCCGGATCATATATTGGTGTCCGTGGTCATCGATTTTCAGCACCGCATCGATACTTTGCTGTATCCGATCGATTTTTCCACCTTTGATCTCGAGTCGGGTACGCGAAGAGGTGGCGTGGAAATCGAAGAGGATCGGTCGTTTTTCGATCTGCGCCGTCAAAATTACCCGGCTGAAGAGCTCACGACTCAGGTCCCGTTTGAGCAGCAGAGAGGCCACCTGGGTCAAAGGGCTTTGGACCAGGCGGATCCCCTGTGATTCCACCTTGAGATTTCCCCGCTCACTCTGGAGATTGTAGCGCAGGTCGCTTTGGGCTTTCCCGGTCAAAAGCGGAGAGATATCCAAAGCTTTCATCACCCGGGCGATCTCCATCCCCTGGGTCCGGATACGCAACAGATCCCCATCCAAAACATAATCAAGCCGGCCGCCCCACTCTTTCCCACTCCCGGTCACATGCAGTTTCCCCGCCCAGTCGAGACGTCCCGTCACCACCAGAGGCCCCCGATAGCGCCGTCCGGTCAAAGGCTGGAGACGTGAGAGATCGGGAATGTTCAGCGCATAAAGCGACCTAAAGCGTCCCGAGTCGAAAAGATAGCGTCCCTTGCGAAGCTTCAGCACCCCCCATCCGCTTTCCAGATCCGACTGCAGGGTGAGTTCTGAACCCAAGAAATGTCCATCGCTCCGGACCTTCAGGGAAAGCGGCCGGCCAAGGCGGATGCCGCAGAGTTTTTTCAGAGCCTTCGGATCGGCCAGAGCCTTGAGATTTAGCGTATAATCTCCGCTCTTTCTGGCGATGTCTTTGAGATTCAGCTTACCGTTGAGCGTGGCCTTCTTCCACAGCGGCGGCAGTCCTGCCAGGCTGGAGAGCTTCCGGCCGTCGGTATTCTTCAGCGTCAGCTCCAGGCTTGCGCCGCTGTAGCGCCAATGGATCCTGCCGCCGAAGGAGACGGTCTCCCCTTCTACCCGCAAAAGCTTTTTGACGGGAAGATAACTCATCTCCCCTTTCAGATCGGCCCGGTAGGATCCTCGGGCTTTGGCGAAGAGCTTCAACCGGCGCAGATCGGGGAATATCAGCCGGTATTTCCCCTCCATCGCCCCGCTGATCCATTCATATTTCAAATCACTCAGCACCAGATCCAAAAGGGGGCTTCGGTAATCCGCCGAGGCTTGCAAGAGGCTTTTATGCAGACGGCCTTGGCTTTGGAGGGTAAAATCAAGCGCCTTGCCCGGATCGGTCCCAACGAGCTTGAGCAGCTCCTCTCGGTTCCAACGGCCTTTGGCCAGGAGGGTATAGCGGCCCTCGAGCTTTTTGAGGTCCTGAAAACGGGCGGTGGCATCGATTTTCCCCGAACGTGCCAGAGGAGGCTCTCCCGCCAGAGCCAACAGCGACGGGATCCCCACCTGTTTCAGGCTCAGCTCCAAGGCGCCGTTATCGTAGAAAAAGCGGGTCTTGCCCTCCAGGCTCGGGCTCACACCCGTCAACTGCAGAAGTTCTTTTCCCCGATCGAGATAGAGGGTTCCGGCCATTTTCCAAGGCCCGTAGAGGGCGGTATGCGTCAGGGGCTTCAGGCGGGAGAGTTCGGGGATCTCCAGACGATAGTCGCTTTTGAAGATTTTGAGCTTGCGGTCGCTGCGGAAATTTTTCAGGCTTAGATCGATCAGCCCGCTATGCAGGGCTGCTTCCCCTTTGAGAAGTTTACCCGCGAGGCGAAGCCGGCCCTGGAGAGTATATTTCCGGACCGGGGGAAGTTGGATGCCGAAATCCTTTTTGAGGAGTCGGGCATCGATTCGACCTTCATTGACTTTGAAATCGATCCCCCCCTTCTGCACCGTGGCATCGATGCTGGGAATTTCGGCTTTCAGATCCAGCATGCCCGTCGCATAGGGCGGCTTCCCGGCGAAGGCCAGCAGCTGATCCACCCGGGCTCCTTTGGCATCCGCTTTGAGGCCGAGGACTTTTCCCTCACGCATTTCGAGGGCATAATGGAGGCTTGCATCGAAGCCCCGTCCCGCTCCCGTAACCGTCATATCGGCCGGCTTGCCTTTGAGCCGCCCTTGCAGATCGAGTTTGACGGGATAGCGCTCCGTCCCGATCGACACTTCCTTCGCGTTCACCCGATAGCCAAGATCGAAGCTGAGGGGAATCCAGCGTACCGGGCCGGCAGCTTCGAAACGGATCGTTTTGTCCACAGTCCCGGAGAGTTGCAGAGTGTTCAACCTCGGTTTGAGGCTGTCAAGCTCCACCCGATGATTGGGCAGCGTATGATGCAGATAGGCGTTGGCCAGGGGAATCAGCACCAGGGAACGCCCCGGCGGAGTGAAGAGGATTGCAGCGATTACGGCGAGTGTGCCGAATAAAATAGCGAGTGTTTTTTTCATCAGACCCCCGAATCTCGTCTCGATAATAGTGTATGGGAAAGATTATAGCGAAGAGATCCGGGCAGAAGAATCAGAGTGCGCCCAGAGCCTTTTTGACGTTGTCATCGGCCATAGAGATATTCCACTCGGGCTCCCAGACCACCTCGACTTCGACATTCTTGACGCCGGGAACCCGCATCTCCACCGCATCCTTGACCCATTGGGTCAGCATCTGATGCAATGGACAGCCCCGTGTCGAGAGGGTCATCACGACTTTGACATTGCAGTCGTCATCGATAATGGCATCGTAGATAAGTCCCATCTCCACCAGATTGAAGCCTACCTCCGGGTCGACGACATTGCGGATCGCATCGTAAACCTGTTCTTTGGTAATGTCACACATCAAAAATCCTTTTTATTACTTCTTGACGCCGAATGAGAGCATCCACTTCACACTGGCGAGCATAAAGCCCGCGCCCACGATCAAAAGCGCCACGCCTCCACGGTAGAGATCGTTTACCCCCAGGAGGATACCCAATCCGGCGATCACCACGCCCGAAGCTGTCAATGCGAATTCCCAATCGGCCATATGTTTGGGATACATCTCCTGCAGCATCGGAACCCGTTCTTTGCCCACCAGGGGGCTGAAACGCTCGAACCAGACCAGAAAGGGAATGATCTTGTAGAGGTGCCCCGTGATCAGAAAGGTCACGAAGCCCATAATCAAAAACCAGGCGGCCGAGAGAACCAGACGTTCCGAATCGACGAAAAAGGTCAGAAAGCCCAAAAACGCCGCCACGACAAGCGCCCCGTATCCGAAGAACATCGAGCGGGCCCAGATATCGTTCTCTTTGCGGGCACGAAGTTTATAGATCAGCCAGACCTGATAGAGGTAGAGCCCCACCGCAACCAGCATCAACGCCATCGCCAAAACACGACCGACACTCAGGCCGACCAGTGTGGAGAAGAGGTGCAAGAGCACTCCCGCAAGCATCAGATTGAAAGCCCGGTTGATCGGCGTTTCGTCAAAGCCGTGGGCCAGGCCGAACATGGGCAGTAGGATCAACGAAAGCCCCATGATGGTCAAGACCACATAACCGCCCAGCACCAGCACGGCGTGGGTGCTCAGCCACCAGGCCACATCGATCTTGACCCCCGCTCCGATGGCCAGGGTCATCAAAAATCCCACGACGATCCCCGTCGTGAGAAAAAGGTTGGCGGCTACGGCGGTCTTGACCGTCAGAGTGACATTGGTGACCTTTTTCAGGGTCATCAGGGTGTCGTAGAGGTAGATCAGCATCGCCGTGAGCACCAGCAAGCCCCCGTAGGGGAGTACCGCCGACGCCCACCAGAACCCCAGCACCATCAGCAGGGTCCCGATCAGCAGCAGAGGCCAGATCACATAATAGAGATCCACCGAATGGTGCCCCACTTCCACGACGACCGGAATGAGCTGTGCCATGGCTCCGAAGATGATCATCATCACGAAGCCCAACAGATACCAATGGACCCAGCCGGCGATATTGGGATCGAAATGGCCCATCTTCGGATCGAGGAAGAGCAGAGCCACACTGCCCAGAAAAAAGAAGATCGTCCCGATGATGAAAAAAGGGGCGATCATACTGAAAGGAGGCGCATAATCCTTGGAAATGGAGAACATAAGCCGATCAACCCTCGCAGTGGCTGTCGTCGAGCTTGGCCTGCTCGCTGGCACCCGGCTTGTAGCCAAAGACCAGCTTCACCCGTCCGTCGGGAAGGGCTTCCTCTTCGATTTGATAATTCTCTTCGATCTTGGCCAAAAGCCCCATGGGTTTTTTGTGGTTGATCATCACCAGTTTCTTGTCGGGACCGTCGATGAGCTTGAGCCCCGCCATGGCGTTGACCATCGGCTCCGGGGGACCGCATTTGGACGTATCGAATTCGTAATACTGAGTCTCACCGATCTTGTAGGTGAAGAAGGGAACAGTCGCTCCGGGGACTTCAATGGGTTCTTTTTTTATTTCTGACATATTTACTCCTATTTGAAAGATGGGGTATTATAGAGCGGTCAAGCTATAAAAGAGTTGATCAAGGTCAAGAAATTTAGTGTATTCATTGGGAGAGTTGGGCGTTGAGTACTGAGCGTTGAGATGTCGCTCGGTCGCTCCGTGCGGTTTATGGCCGAATTTCAGTTCCGAAGGGAGGGGAAATTCTCCTTGACATACTCTTTGGCCATCCGCTCGAAACGCTCCATGCGTTCTTTGCCTTTGGGAAGTTCCGAACGAAGTTTGCGCATCTGTGCCAAAAATCCCTCCACTCCTTCGGGGAGTACCTGTTCGAACCATCGGCGGATCTGCCGGGCAAAGGCCGGAGAGGCCCCGGAGGTGGAGAAGGCCACAGTCAAATCCCCCCGTTTGACATAGGAGGGAAAGATAAAGTCGCAGTAGCGGGTATCATCGACACTGTTGACCAGTACCCGCGCCTTTCGCGTCTCCTCGAAGATTTGACGGTGAAGCTCCACCGTATCGGTGGCCACGATCACCAGATCGTACTCCAGGGCTTCACCACTGCGGTAGGGCCGGACCAGGAGCGTGAGGCAATGCTCCCGGGCCATCGTCGCTACCGGCTCGGAGACTTCAGCAGCGACAATGGTGATCTCTTTGCAGAAATCGAGGAGCTTTTCGAGCTTTTCGGCGGCGATATGCCCTCCACCGACCAGGAGGATGCGCTTGCCCTCCAGTTGAAAAAAGGCGGGAAAGTAACTCATCAGAGCTTTTTCTTCAAGTCTCCGTGGTAAACCACCGTCGCGGGGTCAATCTCCTCTTCGGTACAACGCTGGAGCAGCTCGGGCACCTCTTCCGCCTCGTCGAGCTCTTTCATCGCCGCGTCCAAATCCTCCTGATAAGTCATCATCATCTCGGCGGAGATCACGTGGTCGACACGCTGGATCTCCATCAATTTGGCGATCTCCCCATTGACATCTTCCGCTTCGATGGTCACGATGATCTTGCCGGTCGGCTTGTCGCCAAAGTGGTATTCACACACACCACTCTCTTCACACCATTTTTTGATCTCGTCATAGTGTTCCGGTGTGCAACGGATAACGATACTCGATATATTCATTTTTTTCTCCCTCTCTTTTATGGTTTGATTTTCCAGAGCATAATGCTCGGGTCGTGGCTGGCACTGAACAGCGTCGTCTCATCTTTGAACACGATCCGGGTCAGGATGCTTTTCTGCCCTTTGAGCAGGGCAAAAGGAGTTTTGGTATCCAAATGATAAAGGGTTATGGAGTTGTCATCGTGCATCGCATAGGCCGCTGTCTTGGCAGCAGGGCTGAGGGCGACGGCATAGATGAGGAAATCGCTTTTGAAATATCCATGCTCACCGGAGCTCAGATTATAGTAGGAAGCTCGTCGATCCTGCGCCCCGGCAATGACCCAATCCTGACGGATATCTACGCTGAAAACATTATCCACATGGAGTTTTTCGATCCGCTTGAGGATTTTTCCCGTCGCTGTCTCTATCACGGTCAATTCACCACTCTCGCAACCGAAAACCGCCCGCTTGCGCCGACTGTCCATCGAAAAATCGGAGAATTTCGATTCGCTGAGTTGCTCGCGGTAGAGCTCCTTGCCCGTCCCGATCTCGTAGAGGACCGCTTCATTGCCCAAAGTGGCATAGAGAATATGATTCTTATCGACAAAACGGGCTTTGACAATGCTATGGCGTTCTTCCGCCCCGAATAGCTTGGTGACTTTGCCATTTTCGAGGATCCGAAGATCGCTGAATCCCCCCTGCCCGCTGTCGCTGAGGATCAGATAGCGGCCGCCGAGCTCATCGACGCTGAAGACTTTATCGTCGATCTTGTCCCCCATGAAATCTTTCACCTGGGGGAGATGGAGCAGGGTTTCGACTTTGAAACTCTGTAGATCGATGCGCTGCAGACTGCCGTGGTCGGTCCCGGCGATCAGGGCACCGTCGTCGCTCAGGACGATATCGTTAACCGCTCCGTCGGCTTCGATCTGACGTTGGGGAGCGACTGTGGGCAAAGATCCCGCCATGACCAGGCCCAAAAGGGCGATCAGAGAAAAGAGATACCGCATTATGCCTCTCCTTCTTTTTTTTCACGGGCCAGAGTCTCCAGCACTTCCAGCACATGCGCAGCGATGCGCTCTTCATCCAGATCGCACTGCACGCCATAGAGATCCTCCTCGGCATCGAAAAAGTCTTCGAAGGCTTCGACCTTGGCCAACTCCTGAGGGATCTTTGCGAAGAGCTCTTCTCCGAAAGCCTCGGCGATCCGCTCCGGCAGATAGATCATCCAATTGTATTCGGTCGGATCAATCACATCCGCCTCGTCGGCCTCTTCCTCCACATTGGGGTCGACCACGACAAAATAGCGCCGTTCATCCAAATCCTCATCGTCGAAAAGCGACATCAAGGTCGGATAGTTTTGCAACAGTGTTTCACGTTCACGCATCAGTGCTCCTTTCATCGCATCCCTTTTCCTCGGAAACAACGAGTTGGGATATTGTAGCAAAGGAAGAGGAAAGCCTCTTGACCTAAGTCAGCCCAGAACACGATAGTCGATGGCCTGAGTCGGGCAGCGGCTCATACAAAACCCGCAGCCCGTGCAACGTTCCTCGTCGATGACCGGATTGTAAAGGCCGTTAAAAAGAATCGCGTCGTCGATGCAGGGCTCTTTGCAGGCAAAGCAGATGGTGTCGTGATGGGCCAGGCAGGCTTTCGGATCGATGCGGAAAAAGGCATTGACCCGCTCCGGCCCATCCGACAGGTTCAAAACCCCCGCTTCACAGGCTTCGGCACACGCTTCACAAAAGATGCACCCCTTCTCCGTCAGATTGAGCGTCGGAGTCCGGTCGGCGCGGATGACGATGATCTCCTCTTCACAGGCGGTGGCACAGGCGTGCGTTTCGCATGTAGGGCACCGGCTCTGAAAAAGAGAAAGATCCCCCGCATAGGGGGGGCGTAGAATTGCAGTTTCCTTCGGGGCTTCCTCCCGGACAGGACATGCCAGCGAGCGGAAAAACTCCCTCCGGTCCGCCATTCCTATTTGACCCCTTCGTCGATTACTTTGATCAGGTTGGAGCGCTTCTTCTGCTCGGCGTTTTTGAAGTCGGGCTTGAAGGTATTGCCCACCAGAGGCTTCACATTTGCCTGAGGCACGTGACACTGAGTACAATTGTAGCGAGCCGGATTGAGCTTCTTGAGCTTTTTGAACTTCGCCACTTTAACATCGGTCGCATTGGCGACCACTTTGCCGTCTTTGACAATATTGCCGTTCTTATCCAGCTTAGTGCTGGGGCGGAAGTCGACGAAGTGGCTCTCGGGTATAGGAGTCGCTCCGACACTCTTTGCGACGTTGGGCATGTGGCAGCCCAGGCACTGGTTGTTCTTGATGGTAATGGGTACCAGACCTTCGATGCTGTGGGGAATCAGCGGCGGTGCGTTGACATAGGAGCGCTCGAATTTGGGCGCAGCCCCAGGCGCGGGACGCTTATAGGT is a window of Nitratifractor salsuginis DSM 16511 DNA encoding:
- a CDS encoding metal-sulfur cluster assembly factor, which produces MCDITKEQVYDAIRNVVDPEVGFNLVEMGLIYDAIIDDDCNVKVVMTLSTRGCPLHQMLTQWVKDAVEMRVPGVKNVEVEVVWEPEWNISMADDNVKKALGAL
- a CDS encoding precorrin-2 dehydrogenase/sirohydrochlorin ferrochelatase family protein — protein: MSYFPAFFQLEGKRILLVGGGHIAAEKLEKLLDFCKEITIVAAEVSEPVATMAREHCLTLLVRPYRSGEALEYDLVIVATDTVELHRQIFEETRKARVLVNSVDDTRYCDFIFPSYVKRGDLTVAFSTSGASPAFARQIRRWFEQVLPEGVEGFLAQMRKLRSELPKGKERMERFERMAKEYVKENFPSLRN
- a CDS encoding nitrate reductase cytochrome c-type subunit → MKRTMKITLISVVAAGAVLFAGDYVNINKGVNDAKMLKKQDLGNKKVVTEEQLSYGATNLTGNGSLPTVTYKRPAPGAAPKFERSYVNAPPLIPHSIEGLVPITIKNNQCLGCHMPNVAKSVGATPIPESHFVDFRPSTKLDKNGNIVKDGKVVANATDVKVAKFKKLKKLNPARYNCTQCHVPQANVKPLVGNTFKPDFKNAEQKKRSNLIKVIDEGVK
- a CDS encoding WD40 repeat domain-containing protein, coding for MRYLFSLIALLGLVMAGSLPTVAPQRQIEADGAVNDIVLSDDGALIAGTDHGSLQRIDLQSFKVETLLHLPQVKDFMGDKIDDKVFSVDELGGRYLILSDSGQGGFSDLRILENGKVTKLFGAEERHSIVKARFVDKNHILYATLGNEAVLYEIGTGKELYREQLSESKFSDFSMDSRRKRAVFGCESGELTVIETATGKILKRIEKLHVDNVFSVDIRQDWVIAGAQDRRASYYNLSSGEHGYFKSDFLIYAVALSPAAKTAAYAMHDDNSITLYHLDTKTPFALLKGQKSILTRIVFKDETTLFSASHDPSIMLWKIKP
- a CDS encoding 4Fe-4S binding protein, whose amino-acid sequence is MADRREFFRSLACPVREEAPKETAILRPPYAGDLSLFQSRCPTCETHACATACEEEIIVIRADRTPTLNLTEKGCIFCEACAEACEAGVLNLSDGPERVNAFFRIDPKACLAHHDTICFACKEPCIDDAILFNGLYNPVIDEERCTGCGFCMSRCPTQAIDYRVLG
- a CDS encoding chaperone NapD, whose product is MNISSIVIRCTPEHYDEIKKWCEESGVCEYHFGDKPTGKIIVTIEAEDVNGEIAKLMEIQRVDHVISAEMMMTYQEDLDAAMKELDEAEEVPELLQRCTEEEIDPATVVYHGDLKKKL